The Streptomyces sp. NBC_00691 genome has a segment encoding these proteins:
- a CDS encoding helix-turn-helix transcriptional regulator produces the protein MTTAPYLALRPTGPGGPPAPVGREELLRRLERALHTRGRALLTGPAGVGKTELALAGATRAEARGETVLWLATLPSDREIPGASAAALVASVAATVSLPHPRVGRRREPRPTDKASTGPEVSAVFDELPGPQRTAVAMLCREAPLDAGGWDPIALRLGIAQILRTLTRRGPVLLVVDGVQHVDADSADLLRFALHLAPPALRVVAVETPEPYGEAGEPYRAPHRPDDPHAAHLWVPSEADVLLVPPLHADEIAELLIHHRLPSRMAGRIHRASGGNPRLALAVGRSLADARTPVHHAEALTLSGRARDLARQLLGAAPLAVRETLLLAALALRPSSTLVRRAGRPNAEADLAAAERAGLVSLAEDGSVTFTAGLLPSTLVHDACWAERSAGHAALAEVVDDPVEAVRHRALATDSPDEDLAAEVANAADLARRRGNSALAAELALLAAESTPGRHGTRRISRLVDAAEEAARAARADLAMRAATDLLARDAVPSDRVRARLAVLDTAGQGLTGLDEMYVHAMEDSEGDTALRAAVQLRLAVKYVLADGDPQRSRTAAVESAALAASMGDPRTAAQALTVQARMERALGEPDAEAVLAQARALELAERPLGIRNAAQILTIRHALFDDRLTDARDELNALLPLVQRRGSVEDTIELFSTLAAVESRRGACAAALAHAGQSLALTLEAGLSPGPAWYTLALAETAGGSFARAASYARRSVQASEEEGDRVFLSRSRYALGRVQLINGDVAAALETLRRVQADERAQSTVDPSMLRWHEELAEALLAHDAGDEALALLDEVRPVAARLGRSTVLLGCDRAYALWLAAEGRTDEAAQLLTRTAEDFGRAGLPLERGRALIALARVERRRRRRSAAQSALQTAASVFERAGATPWLALACESPAGSAGESPGGGSGGEEALPALSSLTEAELRLARLVGQGASNQEAAAKLYLSVKTVEARLTRIYQKLDVRSRAQLATALRP, from the coding sequence GTGACGACAGCTCCGTACCTCGCCCTGCGCCCCACGGGTCCGGGGGGACCCCCGGCGCCGGTGGGCCGCGAAGAGCTCCTCCGCCGCCTCGAACGCGCCCTCCACACCCGGGGCCGCGCCCTGCTCACCGGACCCGCCGGTGTCGGCAAGACCGAGCTCGCGCTCGCCGGGGCGACCCGCGCCGAGGCACGCGGCGAGACCGTGCTCTGGCTGGCGACACTCCCGTCCGACCGCGAGATACCCGGGGCGTCGGCCGCCGCGCTCGTGGCCTCGGTGGCGGCGACCGTGAGCCTGCCGCATCCGCGCGTCGGCAGGCGCCGTGAGCCCCGCCCGACCGACAAGGCCTCCACCGGGCCCGAGGTCTCTGCGGTCTTCGACGAGCTGCCCGGGCCCCAGCGCACCGCCGTCGCCATGCTCTGCCGCGAGGCGCCGCTCGACGCCGGCGGCTGGGACCCGATCGCACTGCGGCTCGGCATCGCCCAGATCCTCCGGACCCTGACCCGCCGGGGACCGGTGCTCCTCGTCGTCGACGGCGTCCAGCACGTCGACGCGGACAGCGCCGACCTGCTCCGCTTCGCCCTCCACCTCGCGCCGCCCGCGCTGCGGGTGGTGGCCGTCGAGACCCCTGAGCCGTACGGCGAGGCGGGCGAGCCCTACCGCGCACCCCACCGCCCCGACGATCCGCACGCCGCCCACCTCTGGGTGCCGTCCGAGGCGGACGTGCTGCTGGTGCCGCCGCTGCACGCCGACGAGATCGCCGAACTCCTCATCCATCACCGGCTGCCCTCCCGGATGGCCGGCCGCATCCACCGCGCCAGCGGCGGCAATCCGCGGCTCGCACTGGCCGTGGGCCGCTCGCTCGCCGACGCGCGCACCCCGGTGCACCACGCCGAGGCGCTGACGCTCTCCGGGCGCGCCCGCGACCTCGCCCGGCAGCTGCTGGGCGCCGCGCCCCTCGCCGTACGGGAGACCCTGCTGCTCGCCGCCCTCGCGCTGCGTCCGTCCTCGACGCTGGTACGGCGGGCGGGGCGGCCCAACGCGGAGGCGGACCTCGCGGCGGCCGAGCGGGCCGGACTCGTGTCGCTGGCCGAGGACGGTTCGGTGACCTTCACCGCGGGGCTGCTGCCCTCCACCCTGGTGCACGACGCTTGTTGGGCCGAGCGGAGCGCCGGGCACGCGGCCCTCGCGGAGGTCGTGGACGACCCGGTGGAGGCGGTACGGCACAGGGCACTGGCAACCGACAGCCCGGACGAGGACCTCGCGGCCGAGGTCGCGAACGCCGCCGACCTGGCCCGGCGTCGCGGGAACAGCGCGCTCGCGGCCGAACTCGCCCTGCTGGCCGCCGAGTCGACGCCGGGTCGCCACGGGACACGGCGGATCTCACGGCTCGTGGACGCCGCCGAGGAGGCCGCCCGCGCGGCCCGCGCCGATCTCGCCATGCGGGCCGCCACCGATCTGCTCGCCCGGGACGCGGTGCCCTCCGACCGGGTCAGGGCGCGGCTCGCCGTCCTCGACACGGCGGGGCAGGGGCTGACCGGACTCGACGAGATGTACGTCCACGCGATGGAGGACTCGGAGGGCGACACGGCCCTGAGAGCCGCCGTACAGCTCCGGCTGGCCGTCAAGTACGTGCTCGCGGACGGCGATCCGCAGCGCTCGCGGACGGCGGCCGTCGAATCGGCCGCACTGGCCGCTTCCATGGGCGATCCACGGACGGCGGCGCAGGCGCTGACCGTCCAGGCACGGATGGAGCGGGCTCTCGGTGAACCGGACGCGGAGGCGGTGCTCGCGCAGGCGCGGGCCCTGGAGCTGGCCGAGCGGCCCCTCGGAATCCGTAACGCCGCACAGATCCTGACGATCCGTCATGCCCTGTTCGACGACCGGCTGACGGACGCCCGGGACGAACTGAACGCACTGCTGCCCCTGGTCCAGCGGCGCGGTTCGGTGGAGGACACGATCGAGCTGTTCTCCACGCTGGCCGCCGTCGAGTCCCGCAGGGGCGCCTGCGCGGCCGCCCTCGCGCACGCCGGTCAGTCGCTCGCGCTCACCCTGGAGGCGGGTCTCTCCCCCGGGCCCGCCTGGTACACGCTGGCGCTCGCGGAGACGGCCGGCGGGAGCTTCGCGCGGGCGGCCAGCTACGCCCGGCGCAGCGTCCAGGCCTCGGAGGAGGAGGGCGACCGGGTCTTCCTCTCCCGCAGCCGGTACGCGCTGGGCCGCGTCCAGCTGATCAACGGAGACGTCGCCGCCGCCCTGGAGACCCTGCGGCGCGTCCAGGCCGACGAGCGCGCCCAGTCGACCGTCGATCCGTCGATGCTGCGCTGGCACGAGGAGCTCGCCGAGGCGCTGCTCGCCCATGACGCGGGCGACGAGGCGCTGGCCCTCCTCGACGAGGTACGCCCGGTGGCGGCCCGGCTCGGCCGGTCCACGGTGCTGCTCGGCTGCGACCGGGCGTACGCCCTCTGGCTCGCGGCGGAGGGGCGTACGGACGAGGCGGCGCAGCTGCTCACCCGCACGGCCGAGGACTTCGGCCGGGCCGGGCTGCCGCTGGAGCGGGGGCGGGCGCTGATCGCCCTGGCCCGGGTGGAGCGCCGCAGACGGCGGAGGTCGGCGGCGCAGAGCGCGCTGCAGACGGCGGCATCGGTGTTCGAGCGGGCCGGGGCCACCCCGTGGCTCGCGCTGGCCTGCGAGTCGCCGGCGGGCTCGGCGGGCGAGAGTCCCGGGGGCGGTTCCGGCGGTGAGGAGGCGCTCCCCGCGCTGTCCTCGCTGACGGAGGCCGAGCTGCGGCTCGCCCGTCTCGTGGGGCAGGGCGCCAGCAACCAGGAGGCGGCGGCGAAGCTGTATCTGAGCGTGAAGACGGTCGAGGCGCGGCTGACCCGGATCTACCAGAAGCTCGACGTCCGTTCGCGGGCGCAGCTGGCGACGGCGCTCAGACCGTGA
- a CDS encoding caspase family protein, producing the protein MATGLALHVGLNSVDPARYEGWEGTLVACENDAHDMARLARSAGFESTVLLTPEGTVANVTAVLGEAAARLGPGDILLFSYSGHGGQLPDAPDGPAGGSDDEPDALDETLVLYDRQFLDDEVQHAFRAFADDVRIVCFLDCCHSGSGIEIPGGPESDATARFMPEPEQRQLYDRDRGFYADLRRTLAESAPQDGAGPDALLVSACQDNQVASDGDVNGAFTEALLRVWDDGAFRGGYRDFHRAIQRGLPPTQSPNLYLTGTPDQEFVDQRPFTV; encoded by the coding sequence ATGGCCACCGGACTCGCCCTTCACGTCGGACTCAACAGCGTCGACCCCGCCCGTTACGAGGGCTGGGAAGGCACCCTGGTCGCCTGCGAGAACGATGCCCACGACATGGCGCGGCTCGCTCGTTCCGCCGGATTCGAGAGCACGGTCCTGCTCACCCCCGAGGGGACCGTCGCCAATGTCACCGCCGTGCTCGGCGAGGCGGCCGCCCGGCTCGGACCCGGCGACATCCTGCTCTTCAGCTACTCGGGTCACGGCGGCCAGCTGCCCGACGCGCCCGACGGTCCGGCCGGCGGCTCCGACGACGAACCGGACGCGCTCGACGAGACCCTCGTCCTCTACGACCGGCAGTTCCTCGACGACGAGGTCCAGCACGCCTTCCGTGCCTTCGCCGACGACGTGCGGATCGTCTGCTTCCTCGACTGCTGCCACAGCGGCAGCGGCATCGAGATCCCCGGTGGACCGGAGTCCGACGCCACGGCCCGCTTCATGCCCGAACCCGAGCAGCGGCAGCTCTACGACCGCGACCGGGGCTTCTACGCCGACCTCCGGCGCACCCTCGCCGAGTCCGCGCCCCAGGACGGAGCGGGCCCCGACGCGCTCCTCGTCTCGGCCTGCCAGGACAACCAGGTCGCCTCCGACGGCGACGTCAACGGCGCCTTCACCGAGGCGCTGCTCCGGGTCTGGGACGACGGCGCCTTCCGTGGCGGCTACCGCGACTTCCACCGGGCGATCCAGCGCGGACTGCCACCGACCCAGAGCCCGAACCTCTACCTCACCGGCACCCCGGACCAGGAGTTCGTGGACCAACGGCCGTTCACGGTCTGA
- a CDS encoding S8 family serine peptidase, which yields MRALPSAPVEKVIVTYKSQAAEAGSNTAAKSDTAEKAAKTGEKLSFERRLAGGGALVDLGDSASKQDVTEVMAAFRADPSVASVEPDIRAYAMAVTPNDTDYAKQWDLFEPTGGMNVPAAWDKTTGSGVTVAVIDTGYAAHSDVAGNVVSGYDFISTSADARDGNGRDADAKDEGDWNATDNECGTGSKASNSSWHGTHVAGTIGAVTNNTKGIAGIAYNAKIQPVRVLGKCGGSSADIADAITWASGGTVPGVPANATPAKVINLSLGGASATCPSVYQTAINGAVSRGTTVVVAAGNSNANASGFTPANCANVINVASTSREGNRSYYSNFGAIVDVAAPGGETRRSTDTPGTVTTPENGIYSTLNSGATTQSAENYKPYQGTSMAAPHIAGLAALLKSAKSTLTPAEIESAIKANARPLPGTCTGGCGTGIADTAKTVDAVTTTPPAGTVFTNATDVTIADNATVSSSIAVTGRTGNAPAALKVGVDIKHTWRGDLVIDLVAPDGTVRNLKASSSSDSADNVLTTYTVDASSEVANGTWKLQVRDVATGDTGYINSWSLTF from the coding sequence ATGCGGGCGCTCCCCAGCGCCCCGGTCGAGAAGGTCATCGTCACCTACAAGAGCCAGGCCGCCGAGGCCGGCTCGAACACCGCCGCGAAGAGCGACACGGCCGAGAAGGCCGCGAAGACGGGCGAGAAGCTCTCCTTCGAGCGTCGTCTCGCCGGCGGCGGCGCCCTGGTCGACCTGGGCGACAGCGCCAGCAAGCAGGACGTGACGGAGGTCATGGCCGCGTTCCGCGCCGACCCGTCCGTCGCCTCGGTCGAGCCCGACATCCGCGCCTACGCGATGGCGGTCACGCCGAACGACACCGACTACGCCAAGCAGTGGGACCTGTTCGAGCCCACGGGTGGCATGAACGTTCCTGCGGCCTGGGACAAGACGACCGGCTCCGGCGTCACCGTCGCCGTCATCGACACCGGCTACGCGGCCCACTCGGACGTCGCGGGCAATGTCGTCTCCGGTTACGACTTCATCTCGACCTCCGCCGACGCCCGCGACGGCAACGGCCGCGACGCGGACGCGAAGGACGAGGGCGACTGGAACGCCACCGACAACGAGTGCGGCACCGGCTCCAAGGCCTCGAACTCCTCCTGGCACGGCACCCACGTGGCCGGCACCATCGGCGCCGTCACGAACAACACCAAGGGCATCGCGGGCATCGCGTACAACGCGAAGATCCAGCCCGTGCGGGTGCTCGGCAAGTGCGGCGGCTCGTCCGCCGACATCGCCGACGCCATCACGTGGGCCTCCGGCGGCACCGTGCCGGGCGTCCCGGCCAACGCCACCCCGGCGAAGGTCATCAACCTGAGCCTGGGCGGCGCGAGCGCGACCTGCCCGAGCGTCTACCAGACCGCGATCAACGGCGCCGTCTCGCGCGGCACCACCGTCGTCGTCGCCGCGGGCAACAGCAACGCCAACGCCTCCGGATTCACCCCCGCGAACTGCGCGAACGTCATCAACGTGGCGTCCACCAGCCGCGAGGGCAACCGGTCGTACTACTCGAACTTCGGCGCCATCGTGGACGTGGCCGCGCCCGGCGGCGAGACCCGCCGCTCGACCGACACGCCCGGCACCGTCACCACCCCCGAGAACGGCATCTACTCCACGCTGAACTCGGGCGCGACCACCCAGTCGGCCGAGAACTACAAGCCCTACCAGGGCACGTCGATGGCGGCGCCGCACATCGCCGGCCTCGCCGCCCTGCTGAAGTCGGCCAAGAGCACCCTGACCCCGGCCGAGATCGAGTCCGCGATCAAGGCCAACGCCCGCCCGCTGCCCGGCACCTGCACCGGCGGCTGCGGCACCGGCATCGCCGACACGGCGAAGACGGTCGACGCCGTCACCACCACCCCGCCGGCCGGCACCGTCTTCACCAACGCGACCGATGTGACGATCGCGGACAACGCCACCGTGTCGTCCTCGATCGCCGTCACCGGCCGCACCGGCAACGCCCCCGCCGCCCTCAAGGTCGGCGTGGACATCAAGCACACCTGGCGCGGGGACCTGGTCATCGACCTGGTCGCCCCCGACGGCACGGTGCGCAACCTCAAGGCGTCCTCCTCCTCGGACAGCGCCGACAACGTCCTGACCACCTACACGGTCGACGCGTCGAGCGAGGTCGCCAACGGCACCTGGAAGCTTCAGGTCCGCGATGTGGCCACGGGTGACACCGGCTACATCAACTCGTGGAGCCTGACCTTCTAA
- a CDS encoding GNAT family N-acetyltransferase: MASASSGSLSVSPATERDWALVRAWAAEEGWNPGLSDAAPFFAQDPRGFFLGRVDGEPVSAISVVTYDDAYAFLGFYLVRPGLRGLGHGLATWRAALAHAGDRSVGLDGVPAQQDNYRRSGFATAYRTARYVGEVPVPDAPVTGVVPAAAVDPAALAAYDNACHHADRPRFLGSWLATPGHRALVRIVDGRPAGYGVVRPAQDEARVGPLFADTPADAAALLDALAAEAREFGSPRIAVDMPESNPAAARLAEERGLEPTFETARMYTGPVRPVARERVYGVTTLELG; encoded by the coding sequence ATGGCCTCCGCCTCCTCCGGTTCGCTCTCCGTCTCCCCCGCCACGGAGCGGGACTGGGCGCTCGTGCGCGCCTGGGCGGCCGAGGAGGGGTGGAACCCGGGGCTCTCGGACGCCGCCCCGTTCTTCGCGCAGGACCCCCGGGGGTTCTTCCTCGGCCGGGTCGACGGGGAGCCCGTGTCGGCCATTTCGGTCGTCACCTACGACGACGCGTACGCGTTCCTGGGCTTCTATCTCGTACGCCCCGGGCTCCGCGGCCTCGGGCACGGCCTGGCCACCTGGCGGGCCGCGCTCGCGCACGCGGGTGACCGTTCCGTCGGGCTCGACGGGGTGCCGGCGCAGCAGGACAACTACCGGCGCTCCGGCTTCGCGACGGCGTACCGCACCGCGCGCTACGTGGGCGAGGTCCCGGTCCCCGACGCGCCGGTGACCGGGGTGGTGCCCGCCGCGGCCGTCGACCCGGCCGCCCTCGCCGCGTACGACAACGCGTGCCATCACGCCGACCGGCCGCGGTTCCTGGGCTCCTGGCTGGCCACGCCGGGGCATCGTGCGCTGGTGCGGATCGTCGACGGCCGTCCCGCCGGGTACGGGGTGGTGAGGCCGGCGCAGGACGAGGCGCGGGTGGGGCCACTGTTCGCGGACACCCCGGCCGACGCAGCGGCCCTGCTCGACGCGCTCGCCGCCGAGGCCAGGGAGTTCGGCTCGCCCCGGATCGCGGTCGACATGCCGGAGTCGAATCCGGCCGCGGCGCGGCTGGCCGAGGAGCGGGGTCTGGAGCCGACCTTCGAGACGGCCCGGATGTACACGGGTCCGGTCCGACCGGTGGCACGCGAGCGCGTGTACGGGGTGACGACGCTCGAACTCGGCTGA
- a CDS encoding DNA/RNA non-specific endonuclease has protein sequence MNPSDPSPPPGTDDARRAALSDRTGYDEAFLGPVVPLPLPVRPTIGTVVLPYTHFTVVFRPDRRLAACAAVCVEAGELPVDVPRDGVWEFDPRLPEEQQAGDDVYRNNSLDRGRLVRRTAPVRGPSAPAGRGAGDTFHFTNAAPQADVFNQGRQIWEGLENHLLDHADAHDRRLAVLTGPVLHDSDPPYRGIQVPMRFWKVAAFLQDGALAAAAYVLDQSPDLSRDAERALAGATPGAPPPLGPFRAYQVPVSDVAEITELEFGALPDVDVMPATRSPEERWRRLESYEDIVLHP, from the coding sequence ATGAACCCTTCCGATCCCTCGCCCCCTCCGGGCACGGACGACGCCCGGCGCGCGGCGCTCTCCGACCGCACCGGTTACGACGAGGCGTTCCTCGGTCCGGTCGTCCCGCTGCCGCTCCCGGTCCGGCCGACGATCGGCACGGTGGTCCTGCCGTACACACACTTCACCGTGGTCTTCCGGCCCGACCGGCGTCTCGCGGCCTGCGCGGCCGTCTGCGTCGAGGCGGGGGAGCTGCCCGTGGACGTACCCCGCGACGGCGTCTGGGAGTTCGACCCGCGGCTGCCGGAGGAGCAGCAGGCGGGTGACGACGTCTACCGGAACAACAGCCTCGACCGCGGCCGACTGGTCCGCAGGACGGCCCCGGTCCGGGGCCCCTCGGCGCCGGCCGGCCGCGGCGCCGGGGACACCTTCCACTTCACCAACGCCGCTCCCCAGGCGGATGTCTTCAACCAGGGCAGGCAGATCTGGGAGGGGCTGGAGAACCATCTGCTCGACCACGCCGACGCCCACGACCGGAGGCTGGCCGTGCTCACGGGACCGGTGCTCCACGACTCCGACCCGCCGTACCGGGGGATCCAGGTGCCGATGCGCTTCTGGAAGGTGGCCGCGTTCCTCCAGGACGGGGCGCTCGCGGCGGCCGCGTACGTGCTGGACCAGAGCCCCGACCTGAGCCGGGACGCGGAGCGGGCGCTGGCGGGGGCGACACCGGGCGCGCCGCCGCCGCTGGGCCCGTTCCGGGCGTACCAGGTGCCCGTCTCGGACGTCGCGGAGATCACCGAGCTGGAGTTCGGGGCGCTGCCCGACGTGGACGTGATGCCGGCGACGCGGTCGCCCGAGGAGCGGTGGCGGCGGCTCGAGTCGTACGAGGACATCGTGCTGCACCCCTGA